In the genome of Syngnathoides biaculeatus isolate LvHL_M chromosome 14, ASM1980259v1, whole genome shotgun sequence, one region contains:
- the u2af1 gene encoding splicing factor U2AF 35 kDa subunit has product MAEYLASIFGTEKDKVNCSFYFKIGACRHGDRCSRLHNKPTFSQTIALLNIYRNPQNSAQSADGLTCAISDMEMQEHYDEFFEEVFTEMEEKYGEVEEMNVCDNLGDHLVGNVYVKFRCEEDAEKAVIDLNNRWFNGQPIHAELSPVTDFREACCRQYEMGECTRGGFCNFMHLKPISRELRRELYGRRRKGGRHRSRSRSRDRRSRSRDRDRGDRGGRGGGRDHDRRRSRDRERSGRF; this is encoded by the exons ATGGCGGAGTACTTGGCGTCGATTTTTGGGACAGAGAAAGACAA AGTAAAttgctctttttattttaaaatcggTGCCTGTCGACATGGTGACCGCTGCTCCAGATTACACAACAAGCCCACTTTCAGTCAG ACCATCGCTCTCTTGAACATTTACCGCAACCCCCAGAATAGCGCGCAATCAGCAGATGGCCTCACCT GTGCCATCAGTGACATGGAAATGCAGGAGCATTATGATGAGTTTTTTGAG GAGGTCTTCACAGAAATGGAGGAGAAATACGGCGAGGTGGAGGAAATGAACGTGTGCGACAACCTTGGAGACCACCTCGTGGGGAACGTCTACGTGAAG TTCCGCTGCGAAGAGGACGCCGAGAAGGCGGTGATCGACCTGAACAATCGCTGGTTCAACGGGCAGCCCATCCATGCCGAGCTCTCTCCCGTCACAGACTTCAGGGAAGCTTGCTGTCGCCAGTATGAAATGGG GGAATGCACTCGAGGTGGCTTCTGCAATTTCATGCACCTGAAGCCCATCTCGCGAGAGCTGAGGCGAGAGCTGTATGGACGTCGCCGGAAGGGAGG CCGCCACAGGTCCAGGTCACGTTCCAGGGACCGCCGATCCCGCTCGAGGGACCGGGACAGAGGCGACCGAGGGGGCCGGGGGGGCGGCCGCGACCACGATAGACGCCGTTCCCGAGACAGGGAGCGCTCGGGACGCTTCTGA